A region of uncultured Carboxylicivirga sp. DNA encodes the following proteins:
- a CDS encoding TonB-dependent receptor — MKNLLYTIILVLCFTSNALAQEKVVVTGNVKDANNEPLVGVNIIISDMPGLGTITDIDGNFKISMEPYHKLVFSFIGFDNQEILIKEQRVVNVVMQESAASKLDEIVITGTGAKKKVTVTGAITTVKLEEMKANPTSSIVNSLAGNVAGVMTMQTSGQPGRNVSEFWIRGISTFGAGTGAYVLVDGFERDLNDINIEDIESFSVLKDASATAIYGSKGANGVILITTKHGKAGKVHISAKVESTYNTRTITPEFVDGNTYANLLNEARVTRNLIPKYSNEELEIIKYGLDPDLYPNVDWWDKVLKDGAFNHRANINISGGSNKARYFVSASYVEEQGMYKTDQAIKKEYDTNANYKRWNYRLNTDIDVTETTLLKVGVSGSLAKVNTPGLGGDLWGELFGYTPLLSPVEYSDGRVPAYGTGNQTNPWVSATQTGFNEEWFNNIQTNITLEQKLDFITKGLHFRGMFGYDTNNSNNIDRRKWPEQWYAERRDANGDLDYKRISEASVMTQSSGSSGNRREFLDLTMKYDRAFNNHHVGGTFRYTQDAFINTQGLGEDLKSGVARRNQGLAGQLTYNWSLRYFLDLNFGYNGSENFAPGHQFGFFPAFSVGWNIAEESFVKNNLPWVNMLKVRYSYGKIGNDNLGDNRFPYLYSISLEGGGYQWAEYGNDKSYAGAYYSQVASPYVSWEIATKKDLGLDFSLFDDKLSANVDYFEERRDGIYMARNFLPDMVGLESTPSANVGIVETKGFDGRFDYRHKVGAVELTVRGTITYSKNEILEKDEENTIYPYQLEEGYRVNQNKGLIALGLFEDYDDIRNSPTQTFGVYQPGDIKYKDVNGDGVINDDDIVAIGSTTTPNLIYGMGTTARWKNLDVNVHFQGAGKSTFPIYGKTVYAFSEQMWGNVLAGLVNEDRWISADISGDPSTENPNASYPRLSYGGNNNNYRNSTYWLRDGSYLRLKTVDLGFTIPKRIVNKFHLDNVRISLVGTNLLTWSKFKLWDPEMGSPRGEKYPPSRSITFGLSLNL; from the coding sequence ATGAAGAATTTATTATATACAATTATTCTTGTGTTATGCTTTACAAGTAATGCATTAGCCCAGGAAAAAGTTGTAGTAACAGGAAATGTAAAAGATGCCAATAATGAACCTTTGGTTGGTGTTAATATAATTATTAGTGATATGCCCGGTTTGGGAACCATTACCGATATAGATGGAAATTTTAAAATTTCTATGGAACCATATCACAAATTAGTTTTTTCATTTATTGGATTTGATAATCAGGAAATACTGATAAAGGAGCAACGGGTTGTCAATGTTGTGATGCAAGAATCAGCCGCAAGTAAATTGGATGAGATTGTCATAACAGGAACTGGAGCTAAAAAGAAAGTAACTGTAACGGGTGCTATTACAACTGTTAAGCTTGAAGAAATGAAAGCCAATCCTACTTCCAGTATTGTAAATAGTTTGGCAGGTAATGTGGCCGGGGTAATGACAATGCAAACTTCAGGACAACCGGGTAGAAACGTATCCGAATTCTGGATTCGTGGTATTTCTACTTTTGGTGCAGGTACAGGTGCTTATGTTTTAGTTGATGGATTTGAGCGTGATCTAAACGATATCAATATTGAAGATATAGAATCGTTTTCTGTATTAAAGGATGCTTCTGCAACTGCCATTTATGGATCAAAAGGTGCAAATGGTGTTATTTTAATTACTACCAAACACGGTAAGGCAGGTAAGGTTCATATTAGTGCAAAAGTTGAAAGTACTTATAATACCCGAACAATTACTCCTGAATTTGTAGACGGAAATACATATGCAAATTTGCTTAATGAGGCTCGTGTTACCCGAAATCTTATACCTAAGTATTCGAACGAAGAGTTAGAGATTATAAAATATGGACTTGATCCGGATCTATATCCAAATGTAGATTGGTGGGATAAAGTATTAAAAGACGGAGCTTTTAACCATCGAGCTAATATTAATATTAGTGGAGGTAGCAACAAAGCACGTTATTTTGTGTCGGCCAGCTATGTTGAAGAGCAGGGTATGTATAAAACAGATCAAGCCATAAAAAAGGAATATGATACAAACGCCAATTACAAACGATGGAATTATCGTTTAAATACAGATATTGATGTAACTGAAACTACACTTCTTAAAGTAGGTGTGTCAGGCTCTTTGGCAAAGGTAAATACCCCTGGTTTAGGTGGTGATCTTTGGGGAGAATTATTTGGATATACTCCATTGCTTTCTCCAGTAGAATATTCAGATGGACGTGTGCCTGCTTATGGTACAGGAAATCAGACTAACCCATGGGTATCAGCTACGCAAACTGGTTTTAATGAAGAATGGTTTAATAATATTCAAACGAACATTACACTTGAACAAAAACTTGATTTCATAACTAAAGGACTTCATTTTAGAGGTATGTTTGGGTATGATACCAATAACAGTAATAATATTGACCGTCGTAAGTGGCCTGAGCAATGGTATGCCGAAAGAAGGGATGCGAATGGTGACCTTGATTATAAAAGAATCTCGGAAGCCAGTGTGATGACACAATCAAGTGGTTCATCGGGCAACAGAAGAGAATTCCTTGACTTAACAATGAAATATGATCGAGCTTTTAATAACCATCATGTAGGAGGAACTTTTAGATATACTCAGGATGCTTTCATTAATACACAAGGGTTAGGAGAAGATCTTAAAAGTGGTGTAGCCCGACGGAATCAGGGCTTAGCTGGTCAGTTGACTTATAATTGGAGTTTACGCTATTTTCTTGACCTAAATTTCGGTTATAATGGTTCTGAAAATTTTGCACCGGGACATCAGTTTGGCTTTTTCCCAGCTTTCTCAGTAGGTTGGAATATTGCAGAGGAATCATTTGTAAAAAACAATCTTCCTTGGGTGAATATGTTGAAGGTTCGTTACTCTTATGGAAAAATTGGTAATGATAATCTTGGAGATAACCGATTTCCATACTTGTACTCGATCAGTTTAGAAGGAGGCGGTTATCAGTGGGCTGAATATGGTAATGATAAGTCTTATGCTGGTGCTTATTACTCACAGGTGGCTTCTCCATATGTTAGCTGGGAGATAGCGACTAAGAAGGATTTAGGATTGGATTTTTCTTTATTTGATGATAAATTGTCTGCAAACGTTGATTACTTTGAGGAACGACGAGATGGTATCTATATGGCTAGAAACTTTTTGCCGGATATGGTAGGTTTGGAAAGTACGCCTAGTGCTAACGTTGGTATCGTAGAAACTAAAGGTTTTGATGGTCGCTTTGACTATAGACATAAGGTTGGAGCTGTTGAATTAACTGTAAGGGGTACTATTACCTATAGTAAAAATGAGATATTGGAAAAAGATGAGGAAAATACAATTTATCCTTATCAGCTGGAAGAAGGTTACAGGGTTAATCAAAACAAAGGATTGATTGCATTGGGTTTATTTGAGGATTATGATGATATTAGAAATAGTCCTACTCAAACCTTTGGTGTTTATCAACCTGGTGATATTAAATATAAGGATGTAAATGGAGATGGAGTCATTAACGATGATGATATTGTTGCCATTGGATCTACTACAACACCCAATTTAATTTACGGTATGGGTACCACTGCACGTTGGAAGAATTTGGATGTGAATGTTCATTTTCAGGGAGCAGGAAAAAGTACGTTTCCTATTTATGGAAAAACAGTTTATGCATTTAGTGAACAAATGTGGGGTAATGTGTTGGCTGGTCTAGTTAATGAAGATCGTTGGATTTCAGCTGATATTTCTGGTGATCCTTCGACTGAGAATCCAAATGCATCCTATCCAAGATTGAGTTATGGAGGTAATAACAATAATTACCGTAATTCTACATATTGGTTACGTGATGGATCGTATCTACGTCTTAAAACGGTTGATCTTGGTTTTACAATCCCAAAAAGAATTGTTAACAAATTTCATCTTGATAATGTACGTATTTCTTTGGTGGGTACAAATCTACTGACTTGGTCTAAATTTAAATTGTGGGATCCGGAGATGGGTAGTCCACGAGGAGAGAAATATCCTCCTTCCAGATCAATAACTTTTGGATTAAGCCTAAATTTATAA
- a CDS encoding IPT/TIG domain-containing protein: MKKLFTRGHKIFYWMLVTLTFCFVSCEDDTVEKTEKAYDPTQPVTITDFTPKSGGANEQMIIYGSNFGSDADIIHLTIGGEEAKVIGVKDKIIYCLIPRQADEGTLEIQIGEGDNVSAVATIDEKLQYIKRTLVSTLCGEVNDDGEYETKDGTFDDCGGFFNPSWFTFDPQNPNLLYVTQDGVAGGDVRLLDMDAETVSTPITRAMGNWGRMRTIDFTLDGEYMIISNDQGNEDGISTSILSRANYFQDPQILTSYKQCNGAAIHPVNGELYFNSYEKGQFFRFDLDQYFSRGLDVKAYEELFKIQDNAWEFNIRIHPSGEYAYIVVINQHYILKSDYNWETKKFTSPYVVCGEARSAAWVDGAGTSARLSTPYQGVFVKNEDYVAQGKTDVYDFYFTERGNHDIRILTPEGKVTTYAGRGSENVNSDPFGYIDGGLRDEARFNGPEALAYDEENKVFYIGDCQNHVIRTIVVD, encoded by the coding sequence ATGAAAAAATTATTTACACGAGGTCACAAAATTTTCTACTGGATGTTAGTGACATTAACATTTTGTTTTGTCAGTTGTGAGGATGATACAGTTGAGAAAACAGAAAAGGCTTATGATCCTACACAACCAGTGACAATCACAGATTTTACCCCTAAATCAGGTGGAGCTAATGAGCAAATGATTATTTATGGAAGCAATTTTGGTAGTGATGCTGACATAATTCATTTAACAATTGGAGGTGAAGAAGCTAAAGTAATTGGGGTGAAAGATAAAATCATTTATTGTTTAATTCCCAGACAAGCTGACGAAGGAACACTTGAAATTCAGATTGGGGAAGGGGATAATGTTTCAGCTGTAGCCACAATAGATGAAAAATTGCAATATATTAAAAGAACCCTTGTATCTACCCTGTGTGGTGAAGTTAACGACGACGGTGAATATGAAACAAAGGATGGCACTTTCGATGACTGTGGAGGTTTCTTTAATCCAAGTTGGTTTACATTCGATCCTCAAAACCCAAATTTACTTTATGTAACACAGGATGGTGTTGCTGGAGGAGATGTTCGTTTGCTTGACATGGATGCAGAAACAGTTTCAACACCGATTACCAGAGCAATGGGTAACTGGGGACGAATGAGAACTATTGATTTTACCCTTGATGGAGAATATATGATCATTTCTAACGATCAGGGAAATGAAGATGGTATCAGTACATCCATTCTTTCAAGAGCTAATTATTTCCAGGATCCTCAAATATTAACTTCTTATAAGCAATGTAACGGGGCTGCTATTCATCCTGTAAATGGAGAATTGTATTTTAACAGCTATGAGAAAGGACAATTTTTCCGTTTTGATCTGGATCAATATTTTTCAAGAGGATTGGATGTTAAAGCTTATGAAGAGTTGTTTAAGATACAGGATAACGCATGGGAATTTAATATTCGTATACACCCAAGTGGTGAGTATGCTTATATAGTAGTAATTAATCAACACTACATTCTCAAATCTGATTACAATTGGGAAACAAAGAAATTCACCTCGCCTTATGTGGTATGTGGAGAAGCCCGAAGTGCAGCCTGGGTAGATGGAGCCGGAACCAGTGCTCGATTAAGTACCCCTTATCAAGGTGTTTTTGTTAAAAATGAAGATTACGTAGCACAAGGAAAGACTGATGTTTATGATTTCTACTTTACAGAGAGAGGTAATCATGATATCCGAATTTTAACACCTGAAGGTAAAGTTACTACTTATGCCGGAAGAGGAAGTGAGAATGTTAACTCTGATCCATTTGGATACATTGACGGAGGCCTGAGAGATGAAGCTCGCTTTAATGGACCTGAGGCATTGGCTTATGATGAGGAGAATAAGGTTTTTTATATTGGTGATTGCCAAAATCACGTAATTCGTACCATAGTTGTTGATTAA
- a CDS encoding glycoside hydrolase family 125 protein — protein sequence MTNRRDFLKKGGIAVAGLAVAGSARATLFFDKSYVSNRPEMSKRHFVSSAVEKTIKKTVKNIKDPKLAWMFENCFPNTLDTTVEYGMKNGKPDTFVITGDIHAMWLRDSTAQVWPYLPLANQDNELKSLLAGVIHRQTQCVILDPYANAFNKDEHEKGEWMTDKTDMKPGLHERKWEIDSLCYTVRLAYHYWKVTGDTSVFDADWQKAAQLIVQTFKEQQRKNGLGPYRFERETTRQLDTLSNGGLGRPLKPVGLINSSFRPSDDAATYGFLIPSNLFAVTSLNQLAEISNVVTGKSAFANTCLELVKEVDAAIKEYAIVNHPKYGKVYAFEVDGYGNATFMDDANVPSLLALPYLGCVDKNDPVYQNTRKLVWSEDNPYFFKGRVAEGIGGPHVGYDMVWPMSIIMKAMTSTNDTEIKACVTTLRNTDADTGFMHETFHKDDPSNFSRSWFAWANTLFGELILKLVNEGKQHLLKV from the coding sequence ATGACTAATAGAAGAGATTTTCTTAAAAAAGGAGGTATTGCTGTTGCAGGTTTAGCTGTTGCCGGATCAGCAAGAGCTACTCTTTTCTTTGATAAATCATATGTTTCTAACAGACCTGAAATGAGCAAACGACATTTTGTTTCTTCAGCTGTTGAGAAAACAATTAAAAAGACAGTTAAAAATATAAAAGATCCAAAGCTTGCCTGGATGTTTGAGAATTGTTTTCCTAATACACTTGATACAACGGTTGAGTATGGAATGAAAAATGGCAAACCCGATACTTTTGTTATTACGGGTGATATTCATGCTATGTGGTTAAGGGATTCAACAGCTCAGGTATGGCCATATCTGCCATTGGCAAATCAGGATAATGAACTAAAGTCACTTCTGGCAGGTGTTATTCATCGACAAACACAATGTGTTATCTTGGATCCTTATGCGAATGCTTTTAATAAAGATGAGCATGAAAAAGGTGAATGGATGACGGATAAAACGGATATGAAACCAGGTTTGCATGAGCGGAAATGGGAAATTGATTCACTTTGTTATACCGTTCGCTTAGCATATCACTACTGGAAAGTAACAGGTGATACCTCTGTTTTTGATGCGGATTGGCAAAAGGCTGCTCAATTAATTGTACAAACATTTAAAGAGCAACAACGAAAAAATGGACTGGGTCCTTATCGTTTTGAACGTGAAACAACCCGACAATTAGATACCTTATCTAATGGAGGATTGGGCAGACCTTTAAAACCAGTTGGATTGATTAATTCTTCTTTTCGTCCTTCAGATGATGCTGCAACATATGGTTTCTTGATCCCATCCAATTTGTTTGCTGTCACTTCTCTAAATCAATTAGCAGAAATTAGTAATGTGGTAACAGGCAAATCTGCATTTGCAAACACTTGTTTGGAATTGGTAAAAGAGGTAGATGCTGCCATTAAAGAATATGCCATAGTGAATCATCCAAAATATGGCAAAGTGTATGCTTTTGAAGTAGATGGTTATGGCAATGCAACGTTTATGGATGATGCTAACGTTCCAAGTTTGCTTGCACTTCCGTATCTGGGATGTGTTGATAAAAATGATCCGGTATATCAGAATACCCGTAAGTTAGTTTGGAGTGAAGATAACCCATATTTCTTCAAGGGGAGAGTAGCTGAAGGTATAGGTGGGCCGCATGTTGGTTATGATATGGTATGGCCTATGAGTATTATTATGAAGGCGATGACCAGTACAAATGATACTGAAATAAAGGCATGTGTTACTACATTAAGAAATACTGATGCGGATACTGGTTTTATGCACGAAACTTTCCATAAGGATGATCCATCTAATTTTTCCAGATCTTGGTTTGCCTGGGCTAATACCTTATTTGGTGAATTAATTTTGAAGTTGGTTAACGAAGGGAAGCAGCATCTTTTAAAAGTGTAA
- a CDS encoding LamG-like jellyroll fold domain-containing protein: MKRKSLLFKMLFAFMLLLGFGSVNMMAQTLKHSYTFDGNANDAVGNVNGTVSGGVFENGTYIMFNGDEYIEFDAAALALNTYEAITVETYVKRGTNGDNEYNAVWSFNGYRGGNDYLLSIVRGSNSCQTEVNGMGVAGPEPLNDEIHHYVSILTKESLSLYIDGVLVNKKATSGDMISTIGAHPDYPATAFIGKSTWPDASFKGTLYEWNIYEGVMDDATIYGNAKDFGVVSNSALLESLTITNGSLYPAFNPSTTDYVAILDPGTTTMNVTGVAFEAAAGIIGNADVTIDSETGDYKVTVLNGDDLTEYNIKYIVDTELTLKHSYDFNEAFLATDVVGGVNGETSDFTNIFDGAWHADGVNGNKIVLDPARIAINTYPSITFEGHVTLGENPGYTILYYFGGDGNNNATLLRLTDGSGASESWAQISSADNNVTHVATPEPDAFTEHHYVVVITYGSIKYYLDGFLVGESQITSSANFISNIGTDVAYLGVGTWNDPLLKADVDEFNIYSGEMDAATVKTRAEAYGIATAIRPEKVNNTKVYPTISSGDYTVEFTGKPGVISVYNLAGNLVKKVQPAAAKGSFSIDQPGMYIVKVQGEDGMKTFKVIKK; the protein is encoded by the coding sequence ATGAAAAGAAAATCTTTACTTTTTAAAATGCTTTTTGCATTCATGCTTCTTTTAGGTTTTGGAAGTGTAAATATGATGGCACAAACATTGAAGCACTCTTATACATTTGATGGAAATGCAAATGATGCTGTTGGAAATGTAAACGGAACTGTTTCAGGTGGAGTATTCGAAAATGGAACATATATCATGTTTAACGGTGATGAATATATTGAGTTTGATGCTGCTGCGTTGGCCTTAAATACTTATGAAGCGATAACTGTAGAAACATATGTGAAAAGAGGAACAAATGGTGATAACGAATATAATGCTGTTTGGTCTTTTAATGGATATAGAGGAGGTAATGATTATTTATTGTCTATAGTTCGTGGTAGCAATTCATGTCAGACAGAAGTTAATGGTATGGGTGTTGCAGGTCCTGAGCCATTAAATGATGAGATACATCACTATGTGTCAATTCTTACAAAAGAATCATTGAGCTTATACATTGATGGCGTTTTGGTTAATAAAAAAGCAACATCAGGTGATATGATTTCTACAATTGGTGCTCATCCGGATTATCCTGCTACTGCATTTATAGGTAAAAGTACCTGGCCTGATGCAAGCTTCAAAGGAACATTATATGAGTGGAATATTTATGAGGGAGTAATGGATGATGCAACAATTTATGGTAATGCAAAAGATTTTGGTGTTGTAAGTAATTCTGCCTTGTTGGAAAGCCTTACCATTACAAATGGTTCATTATATCCAGCATTTAATCCTTCTACTACAGATTATGTTGCAATTTTGGATCCTGGAACAACTACTATGAACGTTACCGGAGTTGCATTTGAAGCTGCTGCTGGTATTATTGGTAACGCTGATGTTACTATAGACAGTGAGACTGGAGATTACAAAGTTACTGTTTTGAATGGTGATGATCTAACAGAGTATAACATAAAATATATAGTTGATACTGAATTGACTTTAAAGCATTCGTATGATTTTAACGAAGCATTTCTGGCAACTGATGTTGTTGGTGGTGTGAATGGTGAGACTAGTGATTTTACTAATATATTTGATGGTGCATGGCATGCTGATGGTGTTAATGGAAATAAAATTGTTTTAGATCCTGCGCGAATTGCTATAAATACATATCCATCCATTACTTTTGAAGGGCATGTTACATTGGGAGAAAATCCTGGATATACCATATTATATTACTTTGGAGGTGATGGAAACAATAATGCTACATTGTTGCGTTTAACTGATGGTTCAGGTGCAAGTGAAAGTTGGGCTCAAATTAGTTCTGCCGATAATAATGTTACTCATGTAGCTACTCCTGAGCCTGATGCTTTTACTGAACATCACTATGTGGTAGTTATCACTTATGGATCTATTAAGTATTATTTAGATGGATTCTTGGTTGGAGAATCTCAAATTACAAGTTCTGCTAATTTTATCTCAAACATTGGAACGGATGTTGCCTATTTAGGAGTTGGAACCTGGAATGATCCATTGTTAAAGGCAGATGTAGATGAATTTAATATTTACAGTGGCGAAATGGATGCTGCAACCGTAAAAACAAGAGCAGAAGCATATGGAATCGCAACTGCTATCAGACCTGAAAAAGTCAACAATACCAAAGTTTATCCTACTATTTCATCAGGTGATTATACTGTTGAATTTACTGGAAAACCAGGTGTTATCAGTGTATATAACTTAGCAGGTAACCTGGTTAAAAAAGTACAACCAGCTGCTGCAAAAGGTTCATTCTCTATTGACCAACCTGGAATGTACATTGTAAAAGTACAAGGTGAAGATGGAATGAAGACATTTAAAGTGATTAAAAAATAA
- a CDS encoding DUF4965 domain-containing protein: protein MKNNSFFRTIILLIAIGFSLFSCHEKSKTVATELRAPAYPLITIDPYTSAWSVTDNLYDDAIRHWTGRIHSLIGAIRVDGKTYRFMGKEQISLDPIVPMAKVKPWEGTYTFNRPSTGWEAVNYNAIGWKTGDAAFGTRDMQAISTPWESHDIWVRREFEIPADLSDNDLFLVYSHDDTFELYLNGKQLVRTGYEWHNDVEIKIDRSLLNLGGKNVISAHCENRTGGAYVDFGVYQESVQKEVFGQAAKQNSVKLTATQTQYNFTCGPVDLDVQFVSPLLMDNLDLLSRPVNYINYQVASNDGQEHDVQIYFETTPEWAVNDLIQEVKVTKGETANVQFTKAGTIEQPVLAKKGDDLRIDWGYVYLASAKDQSHEVGIGNYFDMKSAFAQNGKLPELKTEIKSNLVAAMPAMVCIDNVSKVSVLPSKGYVMIAYDDVESIQYFNKNLKAWWTQDGSLTINDVFEKSISEYDQVINSCEVFDAKLWDECLTAGGDKYADLCVLAYRQAIAAHKLVKDTEGNILFLSKENFSNGSIGTVDVTYPSAPLFLKYNPDLLKGMMNPIFYYSESGKWNKPFAAHDVGTYPLANGQTYGGDMPVEECGNMVILTAAIAQYEGNAEYAKQHWNVLTTWANYLLENGLDPDNQLCTDDFAGHFAHNVNLSVKAIMGVASYAKMAEMLGYSELSQQYTQAAKEMATKWCEMADDGDHYRLTFDKPDTWSQKYNLVWDKLLDMNIFPKEVAKKELDYYLTVQNSYGLPLDIRRTYTKSDWIMWTATLADDQETFQKFIEPVHRFVVRTKDRVPMSDWYETTNGNKVAFQARSVVGGYFIKLLEE, encoded by the coding sequence ATGAAAAACAATAGCTTTTTTCGAACGATTATATTGCTTATAGCAATTGGTTTTTCACTTTTTTCATGCCATGAGAAGAGTAAAACCGTGGCAACCGAGTTGAGAGCTCCGGCTTACCCTTTGATCACAATTGATCCTTATACAAGTGCATGGTCGGTTACGGATAATTTATATGATGATGCAATTCGTCATTGGACAGGTCGCATTCACTCATTGATTGGTGCAATCAGGGTGGATGGTAAAACATACCGTTTTATGGGTAAAGAGCAGATTTCTCTTGATCCGATTGTGCCGATGGCCAAGGTTAAGCCATGGGAAGGTACATATACATTCAATAGACCATCAACTGGATGGGAAGCAGTAAATTACAATGCTATTGGATGGAAAACCGGTGATGCTGCCTTTGGTACCCGTGATATGCAAGCTATTTCCACTCCGTGGGAATCGCATGATATATGGGTGAGAAGAGAGTTTGAAATACCAGCAGATTTATCTGATAATGATCTGTTTCTTGTTTATTCACATGATGATACTTTTGAGTTGTATTTAAATGGTAAGCAATTAGTTAGAACTGGTTACGAATGGCATAATGATGTAGAAATTAAAATCGATAGATCATTGCTGAATTTAGGTGGTAAAAATGTGATATCGGCGCATTGTGAAAATCGTACAGGTGGGGCTTATGTTGATTTTGGTGTTTATCAGGAAAGCGTACAAAAGGAGGTTTTTGGTCAGGCTGCCAAGCAGAACAGTGTTAAACTAACTGCTACTCAAACTCAATATAACTTTACATGCGGACCAGTTGATCTGGATGTGCAATTTGTTTCTCCATTATTAATGGATAATCTGGATCTGTTATCTCGTCCGGTAAATTACATTAATTACCAGGTTGCATCTAACGATGGACAAGAGCACGATGTACAAATTTATTTTGAAACTACTCCGGAATGGGCTGTTAATGATCTGATTCAGGAGGTGAAAGTAACAAAGGGTGAAACAGCTAATGTTCAATTTACTAAAGCGGGTACCATTGAACAACCTGTTTTAGCTAAAAAAGGTGATGATTTAAGAATTGATTGGGGTTATGTTTATCTGGCTTCTGCAAAAGATCAATCACACGAAGTTGGTATAGGTAATTATTTTGATATGAAGTCAGCTTTTGCTCAGAATGGAAAATTACCTGAATTAAAAACTGAAATTAAATCTAATTTGGTTGCTGCCATGCCAGCTATGGTATGCATTGACAATGTCTCTAAAGTATCAGTATTACCATCCAAGGGATATGTTATGATTGCATATGATGATGTTGAATCGATACAATACTTCAATAAAAATCTAAAAGCCTGGTGGACACAGGATGGAAGCCTGACTATCAATGATGTTTTCGAAAAATCAATTTCGGAATATGATCAGGTAATTAATAGCTGTGAGGTTTTTGATGCCAAACTATGGGATGAATGCTTGACAGCAGGTGGCGATAAATATGCCGATTTGTGTGTGTTGGCTTACCGTCAGGCTATTGCAGCACATAAGTTGGTGAAGGATACCGAAGGAAATATCTTATTCTTATCAAAAGAAAACTTCAGTAATGGATCAATCGGAACCGTTGATGTTACCTATCCTTCAGCTCCTTTATTCCTGAAATACAATCCTGATCTGTTAAAAGGAATGATGAACCCAATCTTCTATTATTCCGAAAGTGGTAAATGGAACAAGCCTTTTGCTGCTCATGATGTGGGTACTTATCCATTGGCCAATGGTCAGACGTATGGGGGAGATATGCCGGTTGAGGAATGTGGTAACATGGTTATTCTTACAGCTGCCATTGCTCAGTACGAAGGAAATGCCGAATATGCCAAACAACACTGGAATGTGTTAACAACCTGGGCAAATTATTTGTTGGAAAATGGTTTGGACCCAGATAATCAATTGTGTACCGATGACTTTGCAGGGCATTTTGCTCATAATGTAAACCTTTCTGTGAAAGCAATAATGGGAGTTGCATCTTATGCTAAAATGGCTGAAATGTTAGGTTATAGCGAATTGTCTCAACAATATACCCAGGCAGCCAAAGAAATGGCAACAAAATGGTGTGAGATGGCCGACGATGGTGATCATTATCGTTTAACTTTTGACAAACCAGATACCTGGAGCCAAAAGTATAATCTGGTTTGGGATAAATTATTGGATATGAATATATTCCCCAAAGAAGTGGCTAAGAAAGAACTGGATTATTATTTGACTGTTCAGAATAGTTATGGATTACCGTTGGATATTCGCCGTACCTATACAAAATCAGACTGGATAATGTGGACAGCTACTTTAGCAGATGACCAGGAGACATTTCAAAAATTTATTGAACCTGTTCACCGTTTTGTTGTGAGAACTAAAGACAGAGTACCCATGTCTGACTGGTATGAAACAACCAATGGGAATAAGGTTGCTTTCCAGGCCCGGTCCGTTGTAGGCGGTTACTTTATAAAATTACTCGAAGAGTAG
- a CDS encoding DUF3823 domain-containing protein, which translates to MKMRSWIILMFLIFGMLPSCKYDNYNEPESFLTGNLIYEGEAINLGNGEVIIELWEDGWQTKNAIDVSFTQDGSYSANLFNSTYKLVIPSSQNPFQTIVNELTDSDTIIVELNGDKHLDIEVLPYYLIQDVDFSVNAREISADFSINQIIKEDSKSIEKVYLYINKVQFVDLQWNIADASMEAGLIEDLSSVTLTVTVPDLTPAQDFVFGRIGLKINGVEKMIFSQVQRISF; encoded by the coding sequence ATGAAAATGAGGAGTTGGATAATATTGATGTTTTTAATTTTCGGAATGCTTCCTTCATGTAAATATGATAATTACAATGAACCTGAATCATTTCTGACAGGAAATCTGATTTATGAAGGAGAAGCCATTAATTTGGGTAATGGCGAGGTTATCATTGAATTATGGGAAGATGGCTGGCAAACAAAAAATGCTATTGACGTATCATTTACACAGGATGGATCGTATTCGGCTAATTTATTTAATTCAACTTATAAATTAGTTATACCCTCTTCTCAAAATCCATTTCAAACGATAGTAAATGAATTAACCGATTCAGATACTATAATTGTTGAACTGAATGGAGATAAGCATCTTGATATTGAAGTGTTACCTTATTATTTAATTCAAGATGTTGATTTTTCTGTTAATGCAAGAGAGATATCAGCAGATTTCTCAATAAATCAAATCATAAAGGAAGATTCAAAGAGTATTGAAAAAGTTTATTTATATATCAATAAAGTACAGTTTGTAGATCTTCAATGGAATATTGCCGACGCTTCAATGGAGGCAGGCTTAATAGAAGATCTATCTTCAGTTACGTTAACAGTAACTGTACCTGACTTGACACCTGCCCAGGATTTTGTTTTTGGCAGGATAGGGTTAAAAATAAATGGAGTGGAAAAGATGATCTTTTCCCAGGTTCAAAGAATTAGTTTTTAG